From Bos mutus isolate GX-2022 chromosome 5, NWIPB_WYAK_1.1, whole genome shotgun sequence, one genomic window encodes:
- the DDX23 gene encoding LOW QUALITY PROTEIN: probable ATP-dependent RNA helicase DDX23 (The sequence of the model RefSeq protein was modified relative to this genomic sequence to represent the inferred CDS: inserted 2 bases in 1 codon), with translation MAGELADKKDRDASPSKEERKRSRTPDRDRDRDRDRKSSPSKDRKRHRSRDRRRGVSRSRSRSRSKSTERDRRHKERERDKERDRNKKDRDRDKDGHRRDKDRKRSSLSPGRGKDFKSRKDRDSRKDEEDEHGDKKPKAQPLSLEELLAKKKAEEEAEAKPKFLSKAEREAEALKRRQQEVEERQRMLEEERKKRKQFQDLGRKMLEDPQERERRERRERMERETNGNEDEEGRQKIREEKDKSKELHAIKERYLGGIXKRRRTRHLNDRKFVFEWDASEDTSIDYNPLYKERHQVQLLGRGFIAGIDLKQQKREQSRFYGDLMEKRRTLEEKEQEEARLRKLRKKEAKQRWDDRHWSQKKLDEMTDRDWRIFREDYSITTKGGKIPNPIRSWKDSSLPPHILEVIDKCGYKEPTPIQRQAIPIGLQNRDIIGVAETGSGKTAAFLIPLLVWITTLPKIDRIEESDQGPYAIILAPTRELAQQIEEETIKFGKPLGIRTVAVIGGISREDQGFRLRMGCEIVIATPGRLIDVLENRYLVLSRCTYVVLDEADRMIDMGFEPDVQKILEHMPVSNQKPDTDEAEDPEKMLANFESGKHKYRQTVMFTATMPPAVERLARSYLRRPAVVYIGSAGKPHERVEQKVFLMSESEKRKKLLAILEQGFDPPIIIFVNQKKGCDVLAKSLEKMGYNACTLHGGKGQEQREFALSNLKAGAKDILVATDVAGRGIDIQDVSMVVNYDMAKNIEDYIHRIGRTGRAGKSGVAITFLTKEDSAVFYELKQAILESPVSSCPPELANHPDAQHKPGTILTKKRREETIFA, from the exons ACAAAGAGCGAGAGCGGGATAAGGAACGAGATCGGAATAAGAAGGACCGAGACAGGGATAAGGATGGGCACCGAAGGGACAAGGACCGCAAGCGATCCAG TTTATCTCCTGGCCGaggaaaagattttaaatctCGGAAAGACAGAGACTCTAGAAAGGATGAAGAGGATGAACATGGTGATAAGAAGCCTAAG GCCCAGCCATTATCCCTGGAGGAACTTCTGGCCAAAAAAAAGGctgaggaggaagctgaggccaaG CCCAAGTTCCTCTCCAAAGCAGAACGAGAGGCTGAAGCCCTGAAGCGAAGACAACAGGAGGTGGAGGAACGGCAGAGGATGCttgaagaagagaggaagaaaaggaagcagtTCCAAGACTTGGGCAGGAAAATGTTGG AAGACCCTCAGGAACGGGAACGTCGGGAGCGCAGGGAGAGGATGGAGAGGGAGACCAACGGGAATGAGGATGAGGAAGGGCGGCAGAAGATCCGGGAGGAGAAGGATAAGAGCAAGGAGCTACATGCCATTAAG GAGCGTTACCTCGGTGGCAT AAAGCGGCGCCGGACAAGGCATCTCAATGACCGCAAGTTTGTCTTTGAGTGGGATGCGTCTGAGGACACTTCCATTGACTACAACCCCTT GTACAAAGAACGGCACCAGGTACAGTTGTTGGGGCGAGGCTTCATTGCAGGCATTGACCTGAAGCAGCAGAAACGAGAGCAGTCGCGTTTCTATGGAGACCTAATGGAGAAGAGGCGGACGCTGGAAGAAAAGGAGCAGGAGGA GGCGAGACTCCGCAAACTTCGAAAGAAGGAAGCCAAGCAACGCTGGGATGATCGGCATTGGTCCCAGAAAAAGTTGGATGAAATGACGGACAGGGACTGGCGGATCTTCCGCGAGGACTACAGCATCACCACCAAAGGTGGCAAGATCCCCAATCCCATCAGATCCTGGAAAGACTCTTCTCTGCCTCCACACATCTTGGAGGTCATTGATAAGTGTGGCTACAAG GAGCCAACGCCTATCCAGCGTCAGGCAATTCCCATTGGGCTACAGAATCGTGACATCATTGGAGTGGCTGAGACTGGCAGCGGCAAGACAGCAGCCTTCCTCATCCCGTTGCTGGTCTGGATTACCACTCTCCCCAAAATTGACAG GATCGAAGAGTCCGACCAGGGCCCTTATGCTATCATCCTGGCCCCCACTCGTGAGCTGGCTCAGCAGATTGAGGAAGAGACCATCAAGTTTGGGAAGCCGCTAGGCATCCGTACTGTGGCTGTTATTGGCGGCATCTCCAGAGAAGACCAGGGCTTCAGGCTGCGCATGGGTTGTGAG ATAGTGATCGCTACCCCGGGACGTCTGATCGACGTGCTAGAGAACCGCTACTTGGTGCTGAGCCGCTGCACCTATGTGGTTCTGGACGAGGCAGACAGGATGATTGACATGGGCTTTGAGCCAGACGTCCAGAAGATCCTGGAGCACATGCCTGTCAGCAATCAGAAGCCGGACACAGATGAGGCCGAGGACCCTGAGAAGATGCTGGCCAACTTTGAGTCAGGAAAACACAAGTACCGCCAA ACAGTCATGTTCACGGCCACCATGCCCCCAGCGGTAGAGCGTCTGGCCCGGAGCTATCTTCGGCGACCTGCTGTGGTATACATTGGTTCTGCAGGCAAGCCCCATGAACGTGTGGAACAGAAAGTCTTCCTCATGTCAGAGTCTGAAAAGAG GAAAAAGCTGCTGGCAATCTTGGAGCAAGGCTTTGATCCACCCATCATCATTTTTGTCAACCAGAAGAAGGGCTGTGATGTTTTGGCCAAATCCCTGGAGAAGATGGGG TACAACGCTTGTACGCTGCATGGTGGAAAAGGCCAGGAGCAGCGAGAGTTTGCACTGTCCAACCTCAAGGCTGGGGCCAAGGATATTTTGGTGGCTACAGATGTGGCGGGTCGTGGTATCGACATCCAAGATGTATCTATGGTCGTCAACTATGACATGGCCAAGAACATTGAGG ATTACATCCACCGCATTGGCCGCACGGGACGAGCAGGCAAGAGTGGTGTGGCCATCACCTTCCTCACCAAAGAGGACTCTGCTGTGTTCTATGAGCTGAAGCAAGCCATTCTGGAGAGCCCGgtgtcctcctgccccccagaGCTGGCCAACCACCCTGATGCCCAGCACAAACCAGGCACCATCCTCACCAAGAAGCGCCGGGAAGAGACCATCTTTGCCTGA